The Leptospira wolbachii serovar Codice str. CDC genome segment TGCCTCTACCGAAGATTATTTCAATACACAAGCCTATAACCCAACCAAACCGAAGTTAGGTAATTTGGTGGCAACGGAAGTGAACTTTATTTATATCATCACACCCTTTGAAAATGTTTCTTTCTGGTTTGGAGCCACTGTAATTCGTGCGGGAGATGCCATTAGGAATCAAAAAAACAATCCCAATGAGCCAGACCCACTCCATAGGTATGACTTGAGTCCTACTGCCACAATGGCGACATTCCAAACGGTGTTTGCAATTTAGTGAAAGACTTTACTTCAACTTAAACCTTTCTACCTGTGTAGAAAGGTAGGATGCTTGAGAGGCAATTTCCCCAGCAACAATTGTCAATTGATCGGATCCCGTGGCAACATCTTGGGTTCCATTGGAAATACTAATGATTGTTTTGGAAATTTCCTCGGTAGCTCTTTTTTGTTCAAACACTGCATCTTCAATTTGTAAGTTTAAGTTGGTTAGTAGATTAGAATTCCCTGCAATATCCTTGGCATTATTTTCTTGCAACAATACCGAACCAAGCACTCTCATTGCGGAGGTTTCAAATTCTTTCACTCGACTATTGAGTAGATTCAAAACTTCTGCGGCTTCGGTTACTTTTTTGTTTCCATTTTCCACGGCAGAGTTTGTTGAAATCACTAGATCCCCAATCTCTTTTACAGAAGCACCCGTTTGTAAGGCAAGTTTTCCAATCTCTTCCGCAACCACGGCAAATCCGCGCCCGGCATCTCCGGCTCTTGCCGCTTCAATGGCAGCATTCAAAGCCAATAGATTTGTTTTTTCAGAAATTTCTGTAATGATATCTAAAACTTCACTAATTCGTTCTGCTTTTTCACCAATGTCTTCCATGGCACGAGTGGATTCATTCATTGCGGTTTCACCGACAACTGCATGTTCTCTGGATTCCGATGCAAATTTTGCAAGGTATTCCATTTCCTTATTAATGTTTTGAACTTCTTCTTGTAGAGTTAATACTGATTTATCGATTTCTTTCATTTTTACAACAGCTTCCTCCATCGACTTACCGACATTATCTGCCGATGCGGACAACTCTTCCACAGCAGCGGAAGACTCTTCTGCAGCAGATGCTTGGGTCTGAGAGGTATCTGATAGATTCTGAGAGGTAGATGCCATTTTATTGGATTGATTTCCCAATTTCTCCACTGTTTGTTTGATATCCCCAATAATGGAGACTAAACTATTTTTCATTCGATTCATAGAATGTAACAAACTGCCAATTTCATCCTGATTGATTTCTTCAGCGTTAATCGCTAAGTTTCCATTGGCGATTTCAGAAGAGAAATCCATGGCTTTTTGTAACCGAACACTGATTTGTTTTTTAAAAACAAAATTAAGAAAAAACAAAACTACTACCAAAATGATGATAGAAATCAAAGTAGAACTAAAAATAACCTGGGTAATCTGATTTCTAAAAATTGAATCGGGGATGCTGACTTGAAGTGCCCAAAATTGTGGATCTTTTCCAATATGAAATGGAGAAAAATAATGAGTGTACCCATCACTTTGAATCGTAAACATTTTACCAAGTTTAAGATTTTCTAAATAAGTTTTTAAATGTTCTGGATTTTCAATTTTTTTACCAAGTTTGGTTTGGTCCTGACCATACATCACATAAATCCCTTTATCGGATAAAAATGCAATATGGCCCTGACCACGGAAAGGTCGACTATCTCCAATTTTCTCTTGCAACGTACCGACATCTAAATCAATTCCCGCAGCACCTTTAAATTTACCTTTAGGATAAATCGGAACAACAAGTGAGATCATCTGGATTTTTTTCCCACCTGCTAAATATTCATAGGGACCAAATACTTTTGCTTTATTTGTTTTTTTTACCTGGAGATAATAATCCCCTGCTCCATTTGGATTGTCATAGTCAACAAGATGTTCTAAGTTGATTTTACCATCTGCTGTATGGTGTAAATAAGGAATGAACCTACCCGTTTTATCATGTCCAGGTTTTCCAATGAATGCGGAATCACGGCCCTCATAAGCATTTGGTTCGTAACAAAGCCAAATGGCAAAGATATCATCATTACGTTCCAAGATTTCTCTCATACTACTAATCATCGAATCGCGAGGTGGTGATGTATAAAACAAAGCAAAACGATATCCTCGAATGACACCCATCATTGCATTTAGGTGTTCTTGGATTTCAAAGGACCATTTTTCAGAAGTGATTTTTGCATTTTCTTCAATTTCAGTTTTAAGGTCTGTGATTGTTCGGTACATCTGAAAAGATGTTAGAACAACAAACCCTATAAA includes the following:
- a CDS encoding methyl-accepting chemotaxis protein, with the protein product MSIRQRVSLSIAGILFIGFVVLTSFQMYRTITDLKTEIEENAKITSEKWSFEIQEHLNAMMGVIRGYRFALFYTSPPRDSMISSMREILERNDDIFAIWLCYEPNAYEGRDSAFIGKPGHDKTGRFIPYLHHTADGKINLEHLVDYDNPNGAGDYYLQVKKTNKAKVFGPYEYLAGGKKIQMISLVVPIYPKGKFKGAAGIDLDVGTLQEKIGDSRPFRGQGHIAFLSDKGIYVMYGQDQTKLGKKIENPEHLKTYLENLKLGKMFTIQSDGYTHYFSPFHIGKDPQFWALQVSIPDSIFRNQITQVIFSSTLISIIILVVVLFFLNFVFKKQISVRLQKAMDFSSEIANGNLAINAEEINQDEIGSLLHSMNRMKNSLVSIIGDIKQTVEKLGNQSNKMASTSQNLSDTSQTQASAAEESSAAVEELSASADNVGKSMEEAVVKMKEIDKSVLTLQEEVQNINKEMEYLAKFASESREHAVVGETAMNESTRAMEDIGEKAERISEVLDIITEISEKTNLLALNAAIEAARAGDAGRGFAVVAEEIGKLALQTGASVKEIGDLVISTNSAVENGNKKVTEAAEVLNLLNSRVKEFETSAMRVLGSVLLQENNAKDIAGNSNLLTNLNLQIEDAVFEQKRATEEISKTIISISNGTQDVATGSDQLTIVAGEIASQASYLSTQVERFKLK